A part of Acaryochloris thomasi RCC1774 genomic DNA contains:
- a CDS encoding phycobiliprotein lyase, with translation MEAMEFFRLSEGRWQSQRTTHHLLLRRSEIGQTEILVEVLAVEYPKVVEICHLHQIDASLVIGGCQVSWKGSMAWDNQSDAHEGSTVFVLVPDGSDAQQGKLLRERGYAESVPVVGRYQVDGEGLILTTEYETMSSVERFCFLNDNVRLRTNTVKQFGGFSAASFCTERRIIDGETDDISDNLTSQFLEFTPLGW, from the coding sequence ATGGAGGCCATGGAATTCTTTCGACTCAGTGAAGGACGTTGGCAATCGCAACGCACGACTCACCATTTACTGCTCCGTCGGTCTGAGATCGGTCAGACTGAAATTTTGGTTGAGGTCTTAGCCGTTGAATATCCCAAAGTTGTAGAGATCTGTCACCTGCACCAGATAGATGCCAGCTTAGTGATTGGTGGTTGCCAAGTGAGCTGGAAAGGCTCGATGGCCTGGGATAATCAAAGTGATGCTCATGAGGGTTCGACCGTGTTTGTTCTGGTGCCGGACGGATCTGACGCGCAGCAAGGAAAGCTCTTACGGGAGCGGGGCTATGCCGAAAGCGTGCCGGTGGTGGGTCGCTATCAGGTTGATGGCGAGGGGCTTATTCTCACCACTGAGTATGAAACCATGAGTTCAGTGGAGCGCTTCTGTTTTTTGAATGACAACGTGCGGTTACGCACCAACACAGTGAAGCAGTTTGGGGGATTCAGTGCCGCCTCTTTCTGCACAGAACGCCGGATCATCGATGGGGAAACCGATGATATTTCTGATAATCTCACCTCTCAATTTTTAGAGTTCACACCATTGGGCTGGTGA
- a CDS encoding ribonuclease R family protein → MELSISSLLKSFTDDKLVAPKVLEKKLNCEEESSLQYLQIALDALVRIGVLTKERGRYRRALEEELVEGKLRCSSKGFCFAIQDAEETEDIYIRESQLNNAWNGDRVLVKVTKEGRRRRSPEGEVRVILERANPSVIARVKEVETDQFRAVPLDDRLLFELELDAKKHDIALKEAIENLVHVEVLQYPLGPLHPKGRVTQVLGSDAQSAADTELVYCKYDLPRTFPDSVQEAVEALPRKLRKADQKKRVTLQKVPTLTIGNADQATSLDHALSLESVKGGNWQLGVHVVDLSYYLPIGETLTQEAARRGHTMCLGDKVLALYPEELLERIGALLPKTERLAISVLMTLTPEGEVVEFEVQPSVINVDHQLSYQDAQRVLDRKEQKTPEAKKLAAVHDLVDQFQQVSQALRQQRQQRGSFVLPLVSPPLRMCGDDDALGVVVSAPEDARAMVAEFLVLANHLVINHLNALGVPAVYRVQSPPDVQDIQDVLKLASNVGVPLSLQDEEAVQPQDYQACVEKFQGAEQAPILYDLLKGTLKPATHHDASGPHFGLAHVQNYGQFASPLNRYSDLLNQYVLQAVFAEGRDRRTTRAKEKVNLRHSSCHGQISWNVLPPETQRQLEGAIATAIPQLNEAEQLCRQAEGDLLGLQKTKQMQGHTGQVLQGVITGIQSYGFFVRIEDLMVEGLVHVSSLKDDWYEYRSRQQTLIGRKNRRQYQLGDRVEVEVKSVDYYRQQIDLVVVGGGSEASEEDLETEPVIPKGSGEEE, encoded by the coding sequence ATGGAACTTTCGATTAGCTCGCTGCTCAAGAGCTTTACAGACGATAAGCTAGTTGCCCCCAAAGTCTTAGAAAAAAAATTAAACTGCGAAGAAGAATCGAGCCTGCAGTATCTCCAGATTGCCCTTGATGCCCTGGTCCGCATTGGTGTCTTAACAAAGGAACGGGGGCGGTATCGACGGGCTTTAGAAGAAGAGCTAGTGGAGGGCAAACTTCGCTGTTCGAGTAAAGGCTTCTGTTTCGCAATTCAAGATGCTGAAGAGACTGAAGATATCTATATTCGAGAGAGCCAGCTCAACAATGCCTGGAATGGCGATCGCGTACTCGTCAAAGTCACAAAGGAAGGCCGTCGTCGCCGCAGCCCAGAAGGCGAAGTGCGGGTGATCTTAGAACGTGCAAATCCGTCAGTGATTGCTCGGGTCAAAGAAGTTGAAACCGATCAGTTCCGAGCCGTGCCGCTGGATGATCGTCTGCTGTTTGAGCTAGAGCTAGACGCTAAGAAACACGACATTGCTCTCAAAGAAGCGATCGAAAATCTGGTGCATGTTGAGGTGCTGCAGTATCCGTTAGGTCCGCTGCATCCTAAGGGCCGGGTGACGCAGGTGCTGGGTAGTGATGCCCAGTCTGCCGCGGATACCGAGCTGGTGTATTGCAAATACGATCTGCCGCGCACGTTCCCTGATTCAGTGCAGGAAGCTGTCGAGGCGCTGCCCCGTAAGTTGCGGAAGGCTGATCAAAAGAAGCGAGTGACCTTGCAAAAGGTGCCCACGCTGACCATTGGCAATGCGGATCAGGCGACGAGCCTCGACCATGCGCTGTCATTAGAATCTGTTAAAGGCGGCAATTGGCAGTTGGGGGTTCATGTCGTGGACCTGTCCTATTATTTGCCCATCGGTGAGACTCTGACCCAAGAAGCAGCTCGCCGCGGGCATACGATGTGTCTAGGGGACAAGGTGCTGGCGCTGTATCCTGAGGAGCTGCTGGAGCGCATTGGTGCCCTATTGCCGAAAACAGAGCGGTTAGCCATCTCTGTATTGATGACGCTCACCCCTGAGGGTGAAGTCGTTGAGTTTGAGGTGCAGCCCTCGGTGATCAATGTAGACCACCAGCTCAGCTATCAGGATGCCCAACGGGTACTCGACCGTAAAGAACAGAAGACGCCCGAAGCGAAGAAGCTGGCTGCAGTGCATGATTTAGTCGATCAGTTCCAGCAGGTGAGTCAGGCCCTACGGCAGCAGCGGCAGCAGCGGGGCAGCTTTGTGCTGCCGTTGGTTTCTCCGCCGCTGCGTATGTGTGGTGATGATGATGCGTTGGGAGTGGTGGTGAGCGCGCCAGAGGATGCTCGGGCCATGGTTGCTGAGTTTTTGGTGTTAGCGAATCACTTGGTGATCAATCATCTCAACGCCTTAGGGGTGCCGGCTGTGTATCGTGTTCAGTCACCGCCGGATGTGCAGGATATTCAGGATGTGCTGAAGCTGGCGAGTAATGTAGGGGTGCCGCTTTCCCTGCAGGATGAAGAGGCTGTCCAGCCCCAGGATTACCAGGCCTGTGTTGAGAAATTTCAGGGAGCAGAGCAGGCTCCGATTCTCTATGATTTGCTGAAAGGAACCCTGAAGCCCGCGACCCACCATGATGCTTCGGGGCCGCACTTTGGTCTCGCCCATGTGCAGAACTATGGCCAATTTGCGTCGCCCCTCAATCGCTACAGCGATTTGCTCAATCAGTATGTGCTGCAGGCTGTGTTTGCAGAGGGACGGGACCGACGCACGACCAGAGCGAAAGAAAAGGTGAATCTGCGTCACAGTTCCTGTCACGGCCAAATTAGCTGGAACGTTTTGCCGCCTGAGACGCAGCGACAGCTTGAAGGTGCGATCGCAACTGCTATCCCTCAACTCAATGAAGCGGAGCAGCTCTGTCGCCAAGCCGAGGGAGACTTGCTGGGTCTGCAGAAAACCAAGCAGATGCAGGGCCACACTGGGCAAGTTTTGCAGGGTGTAATTACGGGCATTCAGTCCTATGGTTTCTTTGTCCGCATTGAAGATCTGATGGTCGAAGGCCTCGTCCACGTTAGTTCGCTCAAGGATGACTGGTACGAATATCGCTCACGTCAACAAACCCTGATTGGGCGCAAGAACCGTCGCCAATATCAACTGGGGGATCGCGTTGAAGTTGAGGTCAAGAGCGTTGACTACTATCGACAGCAGATTGATTTGGTTGTTGTTGGAGGCGGCAGCGAAGCCTCTGAAGAAGATCTAGAAACCGAGCCTGTGATCCCGAAAGGGTCTGGCGAAGAAGAATAG
- the phoU gene encoding phosphate signaling complex protein PhoU gives MSQAAKVIRSQYDRKVQAIQSDVLRMGALVEQSAWLAHQALFERNVEVVDRLARQDKQIDLYYRQIEESCLQLIALQSPVATDLRLIGTLMQLVRDLERIGDYAEDLGEVSIQLFPYPVPLYIDDVEHMSNLTRAMLSMSLAALTNLDAESGLEIKKRDDAVDDCYTRIYEILAQTTNIQGSVEPLLLMMLVIRALERMADHATNIGKRVAYVVTGQR, from the coding sequence GTGTCCCAAGCCGCCAAGGTGATTAGAAGCCAATACGACCGCAAAGTGCAAGCGATTCAATCAGATGTTTTGCGGATGGGGGCGCTTGTGGAACAGTCTGCCTGGCTTGCTCACCAAGCTTTGTTTGAGCGGAATGTTGAGGTCGTCGATCGGCTGGCTCGTCAGGATAAGCAAATTGATCTGTACTATCGTCAAATTGAGGAGAGTTGTCTGCAGTTAATTGCACTGCAGTCTCCCGTTGCCACAGATCTGCGACTCATTGGTACGCTCATGCAGCTTGTGCGGGACCTAGAACGCATTGGTGATTATGCAGAAGACCTAGGCGAGGTCTCGATTCAGCTATTTCCCTACCCGGTCCCGCTCTACATTGATGATGTCGAGCATATGTCGAATTTGACGCGGGCGATGCTTTCTATGAGTCTTGCTGCCCTGACAAACCTAGACGCAGAGTCTGGCCTTGAAATCAAAAAGCGAGATGATGCCGTTGACGATTGCTACACTCGAATTTACGAGATCCTCGCCCAGACCACTAATATCCAAGGATCTGTTGAACCCTTGCTGCTAATGATGTTGGTCATTCGCGCCCTAGAGCGGATGGCCGACCACGCCACGAATATTGGCAAGCGGGTTGCCTATGTTGTCACAGGCCAACGATAA
- a CDS encoding NAD-dependent epimerase/dehydratase family protein has protein sequence MSNLPVSLPYKGEELQQWYFKKATQDPHLKEITRLRDKKICIMGGCGQVGSHLVTKLYEFGFSPQNLYVNDDLRLGQRSNLPEPCRENVDVRSHLQYAQDPPHRPDILIFVGGRSSAPHFQTLADVTDEIETWKAVLEWCVQARIRLIFASTSSLCKTRPSVETQPVWPGSLYELTKLVMEDMAVQQTLADDLTVQICRFFSVYGVTEKHKGKVGNLYTQLVWHALEQQPFEVWGRDGHFKPGTQTRDTIFAAEVCRAILHLLTLPKPQPTLEDISDLTYNIGQGQPTSVKDMIEQVATLLPASLQPITKEVQVPDGIKNYVVHTWGDPQKLIQTGFQPVFKQHEDNLKFIIYALLTQMDWYWSGVDNIRNHILQSNC, from the coding sequence ATGTCAAACCTACCCGTGTCTCTGCCCTATAAAGGTGAAGAGCTACAGCAGTGGTATTTCAAAAAAGCAACTCAAGACCCACATTTAAAAGAAATTACACGGCTCCGCGACAAAAAAATTTGTATCATGGGCGGCTGCGGACAGGTGGGATCGCATCTCGTTACGAAGCTCTATGAGTTTGGCTTCTCGCCCCAGAATTTATACGTTAATGATGATTTGCGTCTGGGCCAACGCAGTAATCTACCAGAGCCTTGTCGAGAAAATGTGGACGTGCGATCGCATCTCCAATACGCCCAAGATCCACCCCATCGACCTGACATTCTTATTTTTGTCGGTGGACGCTCCAGCGCCCCTCATTTTCAAACCCTAGCGGACGTCACTGACGAAATCGAAACCTGGAAAGCCGTCTTAGAATGGTGCGTTCAGGCCAGAATCCGGTTGATTTTTGCGTCTACCAGTAGCTTGTGCAAGACGCGCCCTTCTGTCGAGACCCAACCCGTCTGGCCCGGCTCTCTCTACGAACTTACTAAGCTGGTCATGGAAGATATGGCGGTGCAGCAAACCCTAGCGGACGACCTAACCGTTCAAATTTGTCGATTTTTCTCGGTATACGGCGTCACCGAAAAACACAAAGGCAAAGTTGGGAATCTTTATACACAATTAGTCTGGCACGCTCTAGAACAGCAGCCCTTTGAAGTCTGGGGACGGGACGGCCACTTTAAACCTGGCACCCAAACTAGAGACACCATCTTCGCTGCCGAAGTCTGCCGCGCTATCCTGCATTTGCTAACCCTACCGAAGCCCCAACCAACGCTAGAAGACATTTCGGACTTGACCTACAACATTGGTCAAGGACAGCCCACTTCCGTCAAGGACATGATCGAGCAGGTGGCCACGCTCCTGCCCGCCTCACTGCAGCCAATTACCAAAGAGGTGCAGGTACCGGACGGCATTAAAAACTATGTCGTGCATACCTGGGGCGACCCGCAAAAGCTAATACAGACCGGGTTTCAACCTGTTTTCAAACAGCATGAAGACAACCTGAAATTCATCATCTATGCACTCCTCACCCAGATGGATTGGTACTGGTCAGGCGTAGACAACATCCGAAATCATATCCTGCAGTCAAATTGTTAA
- a CDS encoding adenosine deaminase, with protein sequence MALYAELHRHLGGSVVPRVLWRFFQRSHSDLAQQFIDYTAFEDFYTRPRSSLAEYLELHTLVESVQNNETLPYFIYRLMRGAYVFENLAYLELRYTPYYRTPEDLSQTQRIDRMAQIVETVGQASQLNEYPIITSQILCMHSRLPYEVNRAIVDLAAQMPNYICGIDIAGGDALYGERMDEFVELYAYARNLGLNTTGHVYETTEGCHPELLPYLMRIGHGIQIPLLHPELLPLVAQRKQCLEICPTTYLKTGTLQDIQQLKVVFDRCFEAGVDIAICTDNAGLHNVRLPFEYESLLTHDIISFSQLKTCQENAFRHAFAWPLNQEPISILNRALQASPDLALLTDTTLPEYS encoded by the coding sequence ATGGCGCTCTATGCTGAACTTCATCGCCATCTAGGTGGCTCCGTTGTACCTCGCGTTCTGTGGCGGTTCTTCCAGCGCAGCCACTCTGATTTAGCTCAACAATTTATCGACTACACCGCCTTCGAGGACTTCTACACCCGTCCTCGAAGCTCTTTGGCTGAGTACCTAGAGCTACATACGCTGGTGGAAAGTGTTCAAAATAACGAGACGCTGCCCTACTTTATCTATCGACTGATGCGGGGAGCTTATGTCTTTGAGAATCTTGCCTATTTAGAGCTGCGCTACACGCCCTATTATCGAACGCCAGAAGATCTCAGTCAGACTCAGCGGATCGACCGCATGGCCCAAATTGTAGAAACGGTGGGTCAAGCCAGTCAGCTCAATGAATACCCCATTATTACCAGCCAAATTCTGTGTATGCACTCACGGCTGCCCTATGAGGTGAATCGCGCCATTGTCGATCTGGCCGCTCAGATGCCGAACTATATTTGCGGTATCGACATAGCCGGGGGCGATGCTCTCTATGGCGAACGGATGGATGAGTTTGTTGAACTCTATGCCTACGCACGCAATCTGGGCCTCAACACCACAGGTCACGTCTATGAAACCACAGAGGGTTGTCATCCAGAACTGCTGCCCTATTTGATGCGAATCGGTCACGGCATTCAGATTCCGCTGCTGCACCCAGAATTGCTGCCATTAGTCGCCCAACGTAAGCAGTGTCTAGAGATTTGCCCCACGACCTATTTGAAGACGGGTACACTGCAGGATATTCAACAGCTGAAGGTGGTGTTCGACCGCTGCTTTGAGGCTGGCGTAGATATTGCGATCTGTACGGACAATGCTGGACTGCACAACGTTCGACTCCCGTTTGAGTATGAGAGTCTATTGACCCATGACATTATTAGCTTTTCCCAACTCAAAACCTGTCAGGAGAACGCCTTCCGCCACGCCTTTGCATGGCCCCTCAATCAAGAACCCATCTCAATTTTGAACAGAGCACTACAGGCCAGTCCTGACCTAGCGCTGCTCACAGATACAACGCTGCCGGAGTACAGTTGA
- a CDS encoding mechanosensitive ion channel family protein, translated as MKWIVKHRLVALLLAAAMFFWASLGAMAQSSSPSLTPSPSANGASMAQVTLDDQPLFPLQHPMGAFSVQERASAVSQRLKRLAKDPEVDAATSFQVRSAPDRADIVAGEQIILTITTKDAQSAGRSTQDLASGHVSIIQQAIDQYRETHDSRHVLHRGIYVAIATTLFLIALIFLRILLPRFHARLNSWKGSRIRAIRIQQLELLSEDQIIGLLVSTTKFLRQPLVLGLLYCYVLAVLGIFPGTKGLAMQLLDYLIAAIKLLWDGFIAYLPNLAVLVVIGAFAYYITKFFKLILSSIERGIIGFPGFYQEWAKPTSQIVQFLIITGAIAIAVPYLPGAGSPALQGISIFLGIFVSLGATAVVANVFAGLALTYTRAFHPGDRVKIADTTGDVVERTFLVTRVSTPKNVVVTIPNSMVLANHIINFSAAEDPAGLILHTTITLGYDVPWPRVHEVLIAAALATQHILPEPSPFVLQTSLGDFNVSYEINAYTDQPSKMMTIYSELHQQIQSHCNEADIEILSPHYAAVRDGNQTTIPEDYLPKNYSAPGFRINPLSAPFQQGQVNGQKEN; from the coding sequence ATGAAATGGATAGTCAAGCACCGGTTAGTGGCTCTGTTGCTGGCCGCAGCTATGTTTTTCTGGGCCAGTCTTGGAGCCATGGCCCAGAGTTCGTCCCCGAGTCTGACACCCAGCCCTTCAGCCAATGGTGCTTCGATGGCTCAGGTGACGCTCGACGATCAGCCGCTCTTTCCCCTACAGCATCCTATGGGGGCGTTTTCGGTTCAAGAGCGAGCGAGTGCGGTCAGCCAGCGGTTAAAACGTCTAGCAAAAGATCCTGAGGTTGATGCTGCAACGTCTTTCCAGGTGAGGTCAGCCCCCGATAGGGCTGACATTGTAGCGGGCGAACAGATTATTCTCACAATCACAACCAAAGATGCGCAATCTGCGGGTCGTTCAACTCAAGATTTAGCTAGTGGCCACGTCAGCATCATTCAGCAGGCTATCGATCAATACCGAGAGACCCATGACTCTAGGCATGTGCTGCATCGTGGGATTTATGTTGCGATCGCAACCACCCTTTTCCTGATTGCCTTAATTTTTCTCAGAATTTTATTGCCAAGGTTCCACGCCAGACTCAACAGTTGGAAAGGCAGCCGGATTCGGGCGATTAGAATTCAGCAGCTTGAGCTTTTATCAGAAGACCAGATCATCGGTCTACTGGTCAGCACCACTAAATTCCTGCGTCAGCCCCTAGTGCTGGGGCTGCTCTATTGTTATGTGCTGGCAGTTCTGGGGATATTCCCAGGTACGAAGGGCCTTGCCATGCAGCTTCTAGACTACTTGATTGCAGCCATCAAACTGCTGTGGGACGGCTTCATTGCCTATTTACCCAATCTCGCTGTTCTGGTTGTGATTGGTGCATTCGCCTACTACATCACGAAGTTCTTCAAGCTGATTCTTTCCAGCATTGAGCGAGGCATTATTGGCTTTCCGGGCTTCTATCAAGAATGGGCAAAACCCACCTCTCAGATTGTGCAATTTCTGATTATTACCGGTGCGATCGCCATTGCCGTTCCCTATCTCCCTGGTGCCGGTTCCCCCGCCCTGCAGGGAATTTCTATCTTTTTAGGAATCTTCGTTTCCTTGGGGGCAACCGCCGTCGTTGCCAACGTGTTTGCCGGTTTAGCACTGACCTATACCCGTGCGTTTCATCCCGGCGATCGCGTCAAAATTGCCGACACCACTGGAGACGTGGTGGAGCGCACCTTCTTAGTGACCCGAGTCAGCACACCTAAAAATGTAGTCGTGACGATTCCCAACAGTATGGTGCTGGCCAATCACATCATCAACTTCAGCGCCGCAGAAGATCCCGCCGGTTTAATTTTGCACACCACAATCACCCTCGGATATGATGTACCCTGGCCCAGGGTACACGAGGTTTTAATTGCTGCAGCCCTAGCAACGCAACATATTCTGCCAGAGCCATCTCCCTTTGTCTTACAGACCAGCTTGGGAGACTTCAATGTCAGCTACGAGATCAATGCTTATACCGATCAGCCCAGCAAGATGATGACGATCTACTCTGAGCTTCATCAGCAGATTCAAAGCCACTGTAACGAAGCAGATATCGAGATTCTCTCGCCTCACTACGCGGCGGTGCGGGACGGCAATCAAACGACGATCCCCGAAGATTATCTGCCTAAAAATTATTCAGCACCTGGCTTTCGAATCAACCCTCTATCTGCCCCTTTTCAGCAAGGGCAAGTCAACGGTCAGAAAGAGAACTAG
- a CDS encoding AAA-like domain-containing protein produces the protein MKPQGWDNFLQQIAKDYQLRGRLKAVFLVRFAYENWRKPDKQVWKLAEAASHETYKKQMTSVYASFTQQGDNAVYCPELEVYGRGPGKFNILREWLQETQYPQWQQSSALPTSTGDLSFSYRVPVPYDSPFYIERPPVEADCSQQALQPGALIRIRAPEKMGKTSLLRRILAHAESRGCQPVYLNLREAETGIFATLDKFLRWFCANISRELGLKPVLDEDWSEELYGSLISCKTYVQTQVLSQLESPLVLGLDNVDRIFEFPEIAQDFLPMLRSWNEEANNQDIWANLRLVIAHATEIYIDLDANQSPFNVGWPVHLEGFNLAQMQQLAQVWGLDWSAPTLEPIAKTLMEQVGGHPYLVQIALDALQNQQMPCNQLLEQAPTQGGIYGDHLRAAWDTLHRQPDLAAAMKQVVESQDGVQLEPRQTYQLESMGLVTLTGDTVRPSCELYRQYFSTCL, from the coding sequence ATGAAACCCCAAGGCTGGGATAATTTCCTGCAACAGATTGCCAAAGACTATCAGCTTCGCGGTCGACTCAAAGCGGTCTTCTTGGTTCGATTTGCCTATGAGAACTGGCGTAAACCCGACAAACAGGTCTGGAAGCTCGCAGAAGCCGCCAGCCACGAGACCTACAAGAAGCAAATGACCTCGGTGTATGCCTCATTTACCCAACAGGGAGACAACGCCGTTTACTGTCCAGAGCTAGAAGTTTACGGTAGAGGACCTGGGAAGTTTAATATCTTGCGAGAATGGCTGCAGGAGACCCAGTATCCTCAATGGCAGCAGAGCAGTGCCCTCCCCACCTCTACCGGCGATCTATCCTTTAGCTATCGAGTCCCGGTTCCCTACGATTCACCCTTCTATATCGAACGTCCCCCCGTAGAGGCAGACTGCAGTCAGCAAGCGCTGCAGCCCGGAGCACTCATCCGCATCAGAGCGCCAGAGAAGATGGGCAAAACCTCTCTACTGCGCCGTATTTTGGCCCATGCCGAAAGTCGAGGGTGCCAGCCGGTTTACCTAAATTTGCGAGAGGCAGAAACGGGGATTTTCGCAACGCTGGATAAGTTTCTGCGTTGGTTTTGCGCCAATATCAGTCGAGAGCTAGGCTTGAAGCCGGTCTTAGATGAAGACTGGTCAGAGGAACTGTACGGCAGCTTAATTAGCTGCAAAACCTATGTGCAAACACAGGTTTTATCGCAGCTTGAAAGTCCGTTAGTGCTGGGCCTTGACAACGTTGATCGCATCTTCGAATTTCCTGAGATTGCCCAGGATTTCTTGCCCATGCTGCGCTCTTGGAATGAAGAGGCCAATAATCAAGACATCTGGGCCAATCTACGCCTCGTCATTGCCCATGCCACTGAAATATACATCGACCTTGATGCCAATCAATCACCCTTCAACGTTGGGTGGCCAGTGCATCTGGAAGGTTTTAATCTTGCACAAATGCAGCAGCTAGCACAGGTTTGGGGATTAGACTGGTCTGCCCCCACCTTAGAGCCGATAGCAAAAACGCTGATGGAGCAGGTGGGGGGACACCCATACCTCGTTCAGATTGCCCTTGATGCCCTACAAAATCAGCAGATGCCCTGTAACCAGCTTTTGGAGCAGGCCCCCACCCAGGGCGGCATCTATGGCGATCATCTGCGTGCTGCCTGGGATACGCTCCATCGACAACCGGATCTGGCAGCCGCGATGAAACAGGTGGTCGAGTCTCAGGACGGCGTACAGCTTGAACCGAGGCAAACATATCAGCTTGAAAGCATGGGCCTTGTAACGCTTACGGGTGATACGGTCCGGCCTAGCTGCGAGCTTTACCGGCAGTACTTTAGCACCTGTCTTTAG